ATACCCAGCGGGTGGGGGTCCGATGCGGCGTGTGCCCGCGTACGTCGCGATGGAGAGCCGACCGGCGGGGCGGGCGAGGTGCACACGGGAGCCGCGGGAACGGACGCATCCTACGCACGGGGTGTTGGGAAACCTGAGCAGTCATGTCTAGAGTTTGGGCAAGCCCACTCGGCAACCCAGCACCGCAGGAGCGAGTATGAACGACGCCCGATCATCGAGGCGCGAGGTCCACTCTGTCAGCGACACCTTGGCCGATGCCGAGCACGAGATCGAGCACCTCCACCGCGGCATGCACAGCCGTACCTTGATCGGTCAGGCCCAGGGGATCCTCATGGAGCGCCT
This genomic stretch from Nocardioides renjunii harbors:
- a CDS encoding ANTAR domain-containing protein, with the protein product MNDARSSRREVHSVSDTLADAEHEIEHLHRGMHSRTLIGQAQGILMERLGVDAEQAIDYLRRVSSHSNRKLLDIAKDIAETRKLPTLD